A single window of Acidobacteriota bacterium DNA harbors:
- a CDS encoding phosphate ABC transporter ATP-binding protein, which translates to MTPPGPVLTLQKVSRRVGPPEDGREIVSDVSCDIERGGIYTVLGPSGAGKSSLLRLINRLDEPTGGEITFEGKAQRDYSPCELRRKIGYLFQTPHLFPETVTDNLRFAQADLSEDQLRVLIEQVHLKADMLARSGESLSVGEKQRVALARLLATGPTVVLLDEPTSALDPSYTAGIEDLIKELVSKGGLTVIMVTHHPEQALRMGGESLFLVAGRLVESGPADQVVNHPQTELGRRYKNRDLK; encoded by the coding sequence TTGACCCCGCCCGGACCCGTGCTGACTCTGCAAAAGGTGTCGCGCCGGGTCGGCCCGCCCGAGGACGGCAGAGAAATCGTTAGTGACGTCTCCTGTGACATAGAGCGCGGCGGAATCTACACGGTGCTCGGCCCCTCCGGGGCGGGGAAGAGTTCCCTGCTTCGTCTTATCAACCGTCTGGATGAACCGACCGGGGGCGAGATCACCTTTGAAGGCAAAGCCCAGCGCGATTACTCTCCGTGCGAGCTGCGCCGAAAGATCGGTTACCTGTTCCAGACGCCGCACCTTTTCCCCGAAACAGTGACCGACAACCTGCGATTCGCGCAGGCGGACCTGTCGGAGGATCAACTCCGCGTCCTGATCGAGCAAGTACATTTGAAGGCTGACATGCTTGCCCGTTCGGGGGAGAGCCTCTCCGTCGGCGAGAAGCAGCGTGTGGCCCTGGCGCGGCTCCTGGCTACCGGTCCGACCGTGGTGTTGCTCGATGAACCGACGTCCGCGCTGGACCCGTCTTACACGGCGGGTATTGAAGACCTCATCAAGGAACTCGTGTCCAAAGGCGGGCTGACCGTGATAATGGTGACGCATCACCCCGAGCAGGCGTTGCGCATGGGCGGCGAGTCGCTTTTCCTGGTGGCCGGGCGCCTGGTCGAAAGCGGGCCGGCCGACCAGGTCGTGAACCACCCGCAGACGGAACTCGGGCGCAGGTATAAAAACAGGGATCTCAAATGA
- a CDS encoding OB-fold nucleic acid binding domain-containing protein gives MQDKRIRDFVVEDRVEGFFAVRRKDVREYTRGQYVTLELGDCTGRVQAVFWDPDQFALKELAEGMVVKVRGVVGEYNNRIQVTVNRVRLAEDNEYAPEDILPHASTTPEERKARIMALTDKIENDYVKRLVGEFWSDDAFLTKYLNAPAGKLWHHAYIGGLSEHSANVAELALRVADGYPYLNRDFLVFGGLFHDAGKMDTYSARTVIDYTDEGRLIGHICLTDHWIAERAGRIEDFPGPLLTNLRHLIVSHHGEIAYASPVVPQIAEAFVLYYCDEIDSKMGAIERIRLKHDGRGWSEYVKMLDRFLYFGEGSRESED, from the coding sequence ATGCAGGACAAAAGAATCAGGGATTTCGTTGTCGAGGATCGGGTGGAGGGGTTCTTCGCCGTCCGGCGCAAAGACGTGCGCGAATACACGCGCGGCCAGTATGTCACTCTCGAACTCGGCGACTGCACCGGCAGGGTGCAGGCGGTGTTTTGGGATCCGGACCAGTTTGCCCTGAAGGAACTGGCCGAGGGGATGGTCGTCAAAGTCCGTGGGGTGGTCGGCGAGTACAACAACAGGATTCAGGTGACGGTGAATCGCGTGCGGCTGGCCGAGGATAACGAATACGCGCCCGAGGATATCCTGCCCCACGCCTCCACCACGCCCGAGGAACGTAAGGCGCGCATCATGGCACTCACGGACAAAATCGAGAACGATTACGTAAAGCGCCTTGTCGGCGAGTTCTGGAGCGATGACGCCTTTCTGACCAAGTACCTCAACGCCCCCGCCGGCAAGCTCTGGCACCACGCCTACATCGGGGGACTTTCCGAACACTCGGCCAACGTGGCGGAACTCGCCCTGCGGGTGGCCGACGGGTACCCGTACCTTAACAGGGACTTCCTCGTTTTCGGGGGCCTGTTTCACGATGCCGGCAAGATGGATACGTACTCGGCCCGCACGGTCATCGACTACACCGATGAAGGCCGCCTAATCGGGCACATCTGCCTGACCGATCACTGGATCGCCGAGCGCGCCGGACGCATTGAGGACTTTCCCGGTCCGCTGTTGACCAACCTGCGCCATCTCATCGTTTCGCACCACGGTGAGATTGCCTATGCCTCGCCGGTGGTGCCGCAGATAGCCGAGGCGTTCGTGCTGTACTACTGTGACGAGATTGACAGCAAGATGGGGGCTATCGAGCGCATTCGGCTCAAGCACGACGGCCGGGGATGGTCCGAGTACGTGAAAATGCTCGACCGCTTCCTGTATTTCGGCGAGGGGAGCCGGGAGTCGGAAGATTGA
- the fetB gene encoding iron export ABC transporter permease subunit FetB, which yields MNQMAVIGYREVLIAAVLVLLSIAISRWWRIPVQKDMALGSVRAFVQLVLVGYALEYVFALESIWLILLAIMVMIIVGAHAAAGRVSGLRRAITITSTAMIAGSLLTLGFMLLLDIITLEARYVIPLAGMIIGNSMNASALTIGRISADIRSHRLAIETALSLGKSWRQATRPYQKEAAVAGMLSMLNFLKTVGIVALPGAMTGMILAGVDPLDAVLLQIVVGYMLLSAVTITSVVALELTVRRFFSPFHQLILNDSK from the coding sequence ATGAATCAGATGGCGGTGATCGGCTACCGCGAAGTTCTGATCGCAGCGGTGCTCGTTTTGCTCTCGATTGCCATCAGCCGGTGGTGGCGCATTCCGGTGCAGAAGGACATGGCGCTCGGATCGGTCCGCGCCTTTGTGCAGTTGGTGCTCGTTGGCTATGCCTTGGAGTACGTCTTCGCGCTGGAGTCCATCTGGCTCATTCTGCTGGCTATCATGGTGATGATCATCGTGGGCGCGCACGCCGCCGCCGGCAGGGTTTCCGGCCTGAGACGGGCTATCACGATCACGTCGACGGCCATGATAGCCGGATCACTGTTGACTCTGGGGTTTATGCTGCTGCTGGACATTATCACCCTGGAAGCGCGATACGTTATTCCTCTGGCGGGAATGATCATCGGCAACTCCATGAACGCGTCCGCCCTTACGATCGGTCGCATCAGCGCGGACATCCGCAGTCACCGCCTGGCCATCGAAACGGCCCTTTCACTCGGGAAGAGCTGGCGCCAGGCCACGCGACCGTACCAGAAGGAGGCCGCTGTTGCGGGCATGCTTTCGATGCTCAACTTTCTGAAAACGGTAGGCATTGTTGCCCTTCCGGGTGCGATGACGGGGATGATTCTGGCCGGCGTGGACCCCCTTGACGCCGTGCTGCTTCAGATCGTCGTCGGCTACATGCTGCTCAGCGCCGTCACGATCACCTCGGTGGTAGCCCTCGAGCTTACGGTCCGGCGGTTCTTCTCGCCGTTTCATCAACTTATCCTGAACGATTCGAAGTAG
- a CDS encoding LptF/LptG family permease, which translates to MWILQRYILKEHIAPFLFAFFTITFLLIIDYVPKIIDRVIDKDLSLWVVLELLGLNLAWMLALSVPMSVLVATLMAFGRLSSDFEITAVKASGVNLIHVLVPLLLAGSVIAVLMVQFNDKILPDLNKKARELTGAISSMRPTLIFRSGVFISEIPGYLILIDRIDHKTSRVEGVRITETKVPSKPRLIVADSGYLRTVDGESTMQFTLYDGEVHSFDVSEPENYRKLDFKNQVINVSGVGSELKRTSTEYRTDREMGIDDMQERVDQAIGNLSPARGRITAYLDDKFSYLFGDTFAFNLGDTASDSAALAAVRSDASVMQRHVERNLQQISTQKQVMNKFNIEIQKKYSIPAASLAFILIGAPLGILARRGGMGMAIAISIVLFIIYWAFLIGGEDLADRGLLSPFWAMWGANVLLCAVGLYLVYIVVSEKPLFAFFRRVK; encoded by the coding sequence ATGTGGATCCTGCAGCGCTACATACTCAAGGAGCATATCGCTCCGTTTTTGTTCGCCTTTTTCACTATCACTTTTCTGCTCATCATCGACTACGTCCCCAAAATAATCGACCGGGTCATCGACAAGGACCTGAGCCTGTGGGTCGTGCTGGAGTTGCTGGGGTTGAACCTGGCCTGGATGCTGGCCCTGTCGGTGCCGATGTCGGTGCTGGTGGCGACGCTGATGGCTTTCGGGCGGCTAAGTTCCGACTTCGAAATCACCGCGGTCAAGGCGTCCGGGGTCAACCTGATTCACGTTCTGGTTCCCCTGCTCCTGGCCGGGTCGGTCATTGCCGTCCTGATGGTGCAATTCAACGACAAGATTCTGCCGGACCTCAACAAGAAGGCTCGGGAGCTTACCGGCGCCATCTCCTCGATGCGCCCCACCTTGATATTCCGCTCGGGCGTCTTCATATCCGAAATTCCCGGGTACCTCATTCTCATCGACCGGATCGACCACAAGACCTCGCGCGTCGAAGGCGTCCGCATCACCGAGACGAAAGTACCCTCCAAACCGAGGCTCATCGTGGCCGATTCCGGCTACCTCAGGACGGTCGATGGGGAATCGACCATGCAGTTTACGCTGTACGACGGCGAGGTGCACTCGTTCGACGTGTCCGAACCGGAGAACTACCGGAAGCTGGACTTCAAGAACCAGGTGATCAACGTCTCGGGCGTCGGGTCGGAGCTCAAGCGCACCTCCACCGAGTACCGCACCGACCGCGAGATGGGGATCGACGACATGCAGGAGCGCGTGGACCAGGCTATCGGCAACCTGTCTCCGGCTCGCGGCCGCATTACCGCCTACCTTGACGACAAATTCTCATACCTGTTCGGCGATACGTTCGCCTTCAACCTGGGCGACACGGCCTCCGACTCGGCCGCCCTGGCGGCTGTCAGGAGCGATGCCTCGGTCATGCAGCGGCACGTGGAACGAAACCTCCAGCAGATCAGCACCCAGAAACAGGTGATGAACAAGTTCAACATAGAGATACAGAAGAAGTACTCCATCCCGGCGGCTTCGCTGGCCTTCATTCTTATCGGCGCGCCGCTTGGCATCCTGGCCCGGCGCGGCGGTATGGGCATGGCCATCGCCATTTCCATCGTGCTGTTCATAATCTACTGGGCCTTCCTGATCGGCGGCGAGGACCTGGCTGACCGCGGGCTCTTGTCTCCGTTCTGGGCCATGTGGGGCGCAAACGTTCTCCTGTGCGCCGTCGGCCTGTACCTGGTCTACATTGTCGTGAGCGAGAAGCCGCTGTTCGCGTTTTTTCGGCGAGTGAAGTAG